From one Halothece sp. PCC 7418 genomic stretch:
- a CDS encoding ImmA/IrrE family metallo-endopeptidase has protein sequence MNDTITMSALYKKLKRKGLQEEYIQKTVLPSWWSTELNDKPAAVLEGAGYIAQRLNIDLKSLLAEDEEPRFKPLPHTKFKYHQQNKTGTPNIAYQIATKVAEAVAFATNLQFGSLPSDSSEMRSEILAKHSLVNLSSLLDYCWEKGIAVVYFHHYPKNQRKLTGMIQWQGNQPVIVLSSGKTYPACLAFHLAHELGHLALGHVKQGEGILIDEEIKEDSNDQEEIESNQFATYLLVDRFDNCFKRHNIYSSGKLREKIDKIIKKEPTIDPCAIAFNYGWHTGNFGCAQKAVNEIDGSKDGHEIINQFLEEQINWDDLSENQADYLDQILGE, from the coding sequence ATGAACGATACCATCACTATGTCTGCTCTCTACAAAAAACTCAAAAGAAAGGGTTTGCAAGAGGAATACATTCAGAAGACAGTTTTGCCCAGTTGGTGGAGTACAGAACTAAACGACAAACCTGCTGCGGTTTTAGAAGGGGCGGGTTACATTGCTCAACGTCTGAACATAGACCTCAAGAGTCTTCTTGCTGAAGATGAGGAACCTCGCTTTAAACCGTTACCCCATACAAAATTTAAATATCATCAACAAAACAAAACTGGAACCCCTAACATAGCCTATCAAATCGCCACAAAGGTCGCAGAGGCAGTTGCTTTTGCCACTAATCTCCAATTTGGATCGCTGCCCTCAGATTCATCTGAAATGCGGTCGGAGATTCTTGCCAAGCACTCTCTCGTCAACTTATCTAGCTTACTCGATTACTGCTGGGAAAAGGGAATCGCTGTTGTTTATTTTCATCACTATCCTAAAAACCAACGTAAACTAACAGGAATGATTCAATGGCAAGGAAACCAGCCTGTGATTGTTCTTAGTAGTGGTAAAACTTATCCTGCGTGTTTAGCATTTCATCTTGCTCATGAACTCGGTCATCTTGCCCTTGGTCATGTTAAACAAGGAGAAGGAATTTTAATTGATGAGGAAATTAAAGAGGACTCTAACGACCAAGAAGAGATTGAAAGTAATCAGTTTGCAACCTATCTCTTAGTTGATCGTTTCGATAACTGTTTCAAACGCCATAACATTTATAGTAGTGGTAAACTCAGAGAAAAAATAGATAAAATTATCAAGAAAGAACCAACTATTGACCCTTGTGCAATTGCCTTCAATTATGGGTGGCATACTGGAAATTTTGGTTGCGCTCAAAAAGCTGTTAATGAAATAGATGGCTCAAAAGATGGACATGAAATCATTAATCAGTTCCTTGAAGAGCAAATTAATTGGGATGATTTAAGCGAGAACCAAGCTGATTACTTAGACCAAATTCTCGGAGAATAA